A window of the Diabrotica undecimpunctata isolate CICGRU chromosome 1, icDiaUnde3, whole genome shotgun sequence genome harbors these coding sequences:
- the LOC140436680 gene encoding uncharacterized protein — MSSKINKANLARQTAYSRLREAHEAGIQASRDDTVKSLFLARAEEIDAIYQEFHTAHNLIIGSITDEEFSEQDKFRVAADQAYYGVKSIKSDFLIRDSSSSSNISSHSNAQSSRPSVRLPKLNIPTFSGNFRDWPSFFDLFNSLIHHNHDLSDVEKFRFLITSISQEPLALIKGIPLTDANYQIAYEILGKRYQNKRILATQYYNDIFNASVIKNSTSSNLRNLLNTFTENVAALRVLDFPVEQWDFLLFNMLSNKLDNKTRTDFELENSRSCDIPTYRQLISFLERQCIALESVQFNSLTLSTQSHSRSFAHHSNKKPFTSSFVSATNRTKVTYQGGKCVLCSDVHPLYRCSSFLAKTTQERISLVKRHNLCFNCLGTSHPVVNCNSSGTCRVCQSRHHTFLHFYPSSNESCLFSQPPPQIPTSNENHNPTLETPQTSTSSFAPTSLINANLSTQSRLTFSSVLLSTCLIHIKDVYGNFQKVRILLDTGSMANFISDSCFRRLGLSRNNLSIPVEGLNGMSTCTTQGTTFCHIKPCDRDGPIFSLDAIIVKKVCSNQPKVFINPHDLIHIRDLKLADHTFYQPGPIDMLIGAELVPLFLKSGRILGEPNQPVALETIFGYVLQGRVSTDLSNCNFTALHTSMDTNIDSLLQRFWEVENISKPVILSHDDQVCENIYKAFTFRESTGRFSVPLPFRQPNPVFCDTYSQAYRRFCMLENRFKKIPDLKEKYVEFMNEYITSQHMVPVPESDFKSPTSYYFAHHAVFKKQLVNSSLVSKIRVVFDASLRDVRGVSLNDTLYTGPKLQKDISSLLLNFRYFRYCFTCDIKQMYRQINVNREFWNYQRILWRSDSSKPLQEYFLRTVTYGVSSSPYLALKTLQELAESAESRFPNASQALTRHFYIDDGLLGSDSLSSTRSLQLELIQLLKLGGFELGKWASNHPSLLQDFGSDILTSCSFDKEEPSVIKVLGLKWDPSTDVFSYSYCPLDKTCTKRAILSEISRIFDPLGFISPCLLRAKRLLQQLWQSNVSWDDEPPEQIQQVWHQFKTELPDLANIQIPRHFGFNKSSKVEIHGFCDASELGYASVVYFRFSTSDKFETVLVYAKCRVSPLKTQSIARLELLAAVLLADLVAFIKESFKHIFSFSNIHVWSDSTIALTWVNSSPHKWKTFIANRVRHIQELIPCSSWHYVPSNQNPADCASRGLTPAQLLQFSLWWRGPDFLSKSRECWPSQVNFHSSHSTEMLEEKLPTVLSLIPVISDNIISTLLSKFSSLIKIQKVMVYVLKFVAKLQRKNNAASFDSLNSHLEVESALRYIVKHVQADVFSDIFLKIQQNSLLPKPFRKLAPFIDEYGLLRVGGRLQKSRLSFDVKHPLLLPKTHRLTDLIIEWTHQMHLHPGLKAMHYLLLQRFWILSPKSAIHRCLSKCIRCFRCRPKSYNPFMANLPTVRVTPLRAFLSVCVDFAGPFSLLMSKHRGAKTYKGYVCVFVCTSTKAIHLEVTSNLSSESFLAAFRRFVSRRGKCLTIRSDQGTNFKGASNEIIKLAQSAAETLSITWDFNPPGAPHFNGLAEAGVKSFKNHMYRVLGTQILTYEEFYTLMTQIEAVLNSRPLCAASSDPNDLQALTPGHFLVFEPLVDSIPDPDLSALKINRLNRWQLIQRIKGDFWKRWSKEYIHSLQERSKWHSPTPSLIKGSLVLIKNEQQPPLRWQLARIIELHYGTDGIVRVVSLKTASDGILQRPVVKICPLPIC, encoded by the coding sequence ATGTCCAGCAAAATAAACAAAGCCAACTTGGCGCGTCAAACAGCGTATTCTAGATTGAGGGAAGCCCATGAGGCAGGTATTCAAGCCTCAAGGGATGATACTGTCAAATCGTTATTCTTAGCCAGGGCAGAGGAAATCGATGCTATTTACCAAGAATTCCATACAGCTCACAATCTAATCATCGGATCAATAACCGATGAGGAATTTTCAGAGCAAGATAAGTTTAGGGTGGCCGCCGATCAGGCATACTACGGAGTAAAATCCATCaagagtgattttttaattaggGATTCGTCTTCTTCTTCGAATATCTCCTCACATTCCAATGCACAATCTTCAAGGCCTTCAGTTAGACTTCCAAAGCTTAATATACCCACATTTTCAGGCAATTTTCGAGATTGGCCTAGTTTCTTTGACCTATTTAACAGTTTAATTCATCACAATCACGATTTGTCCGATGTGGAAAAATTCCGGTTTCTTATTACGTCTATTAGTCAAGAACCTTTGGCTCTTATTAAAGGCATTCCCCTGACCGATGCAAATTATCAGATTGCTTATGAGATTCTAGGGAAAAGGTATCAGAATAAACGAATTCTTGCTACCCAATATTATAACGATATTTTCAACGCTTCGgttattaaaaattccacttcttctaatttaagaaaCCTCTTAAATACTTTCACGGAAAATGTTGCTGCTTTACGTGTTCTTGATTTCCCGGTTGAGCAATGGGATTTCCTATTATTCAATATGTTGTCGAACAAATTGGACAATaaaactcgtacagattttgaaTTAGAAAACAGTCGAAGCTGTGACATTCCCACTTACAGGCAATTGATTTCATTTCTAGAAAGACAATGTATAGCTTTGGAATCTGTTCAGTTTAATTCATTAACCCTTTCTACCCAGTCTCACTCGCGATCATTTGCTCATCATTCTAATAAAAAACCGTTTACATCTAGTTTCGTCAGTGCCACCAATCGAACGAAGGTAACTTATCAAGGGGGTAAATGTGTCTTGTGTTCTGATGTTCACCCTTTATATAGATGTTCATCCTTTCTCGCTAAAACGACGCAAGAACGTATCTCGTTAGTTAAACGCCATAATTTATGCTTCAACTGTTTGGGTACATCTCATCCCGTCGTGAACTGTAATTCTTCGGGAACATGTAGGGTTTGCCAATCACGACATCACACTTTTCTTCATTTCTACCCAAGTTCCAACGAATCTTGTTTATTCAGTCAACCGCCTCCTCAAATTCCAACTTCTAATGAGAATCACAACCCTACATTAGAGACGCCTCAAACCTCAACGTCTAGTTTTGCGCCGACGTCTCTAATAAACGCTAACCTTTCCACACAATCACGTTTAACATTCTCGTCTGTATTATTATCAACATGTTTGATACACATTAAAGATGTCTACGGTAATTTTCAGAAAGTTCGTATCCTACTGGATACAGGCTCGATGGCTAATTTTATTTCAGATAGTTGTTTTCGGCGCTTAGGTCTTTCCCGTAATAATTTATCAATCCCAGTGGAAGGTCTAAACGGAATGTCGACGTGTACCACTCAGGGTACCACGTTCTGTCATATTAAACCGTGTGATCGTGACGGCCCGATCTTCTCGTTGGACGCAATCATTGTGAAAAAGGTGTGTTCAAATCAACCTAAGGTATTTATCAATCCTCACGATCTTATTCATATACGTGATCTGAAATTAGCAGATCACACATTCTATCAACCCGGTCCGATAGACATGCTGATAGGTGCTGAATTAGTTCCTCTCTTTTTAAAGTCTGGTCGAATTCTTGGCGAACCAAACCAACCTGTAGCTTTAGAAACCATTTTCGGTTATGTGCTACAAGGGCGAGTCTCTACGGATCTTTCAAATTGTAATTTTACCGCTTTACATACGTCTATGGATACAAACATAGATAGTCTTTTACAAAGGTTTTGGGAAGTCGAAAATATATCTAAACCTGTCATTTTGTCCCATGACGATCAAGTTTGTGAAAATATTTATAAGGCATTTACTTTCCGAGAGTCAACAGGCAGATTTTCTGTTCCTCTACCGTTTCGACAACCCAATCCTGTCTTTTGCGATACTTATTCTCAAGCATATCGTCGTTTTTGCATGTTAGAGAATCGTTTTAAGAAAATTCCGGAtctcaaagaaaaatatgttgagttTATGAATGAATATATTACTTCCCAACATATGGTCCCGGTTCctgaatccgattttaaatcgcctaCCTCGTATTATTTTGCTCATCACGCAGTTTTCAAAAAACAACTTGTTAATTCGTCTCTTGTTTCCAAAATTCGTGTTGTCTTCGACGCCAGTCTACGTGACGTTCGAGGTGTGTCTCTCAATGATACTTTATATACAGGTCCTAAGCTTCAAAAGGACATCTCTTCgcttttacttaattttcgatattttcgtTACTGCTTCACGTGCGATATAAAGCAAATGTATCGACAAATTAACGTAAACAGAGAATTTTGGAATTATCAAAGAATTCTCTGGAGGTCGGATTCTTCTAAACCTCTCCAAGAATACTTCTTACGTACTGTTACGTACGGTGTTTCTTCTTCACCTTATCTCGCATTAAAAACCTTACAAGAGTTAGCTGAGTCGGCAGAGTCTCGTTTCCCTAATGCTTCACAAGCTTTAACGCGACATTTTTATATTGACGACGGTCTATTAGGAAGTGATTCTCTGTCATCTACCCGCTCTCTACAGTTAGAGCTCATTCAACTTTTAAAGCTCGGGGGTTTTGAGCTAGGCAAATGGGCCAGCAACCATCCCAGTCTACTCCAAGATTTTGGCTCCGATATTCTGACATCTTGTTCGTTTGATAAAGAGGAACCTTCCGTTATTAAGGTGCTAGGCCTGAAATGGGACCCGTCGACTGACGTCTTTTCTTATTCTTACTGTCCCCTTGACAAAACTTGTACAAAGCGGGCTATTCTTTCGGAAATTAGTCGTATTTTTGATCCTCTTGGTTTCATCTCCCCGTGTCTTTTAAGGGCCAAACGTCTGCTACAACAGTTGTGGCAATCCAACGTATCTTGGGATGATGAACCACCTGAACAAATACAACAGGTATGGCATCAATTTAAAACCGAGTTACCTGACCTTGCAAACATTCAAATCCCTAGACACTTCGGCTTTAATAAATCTTCTAAAGTTGAGATTCATGGATTCTGCGATGCTTCAGAGTTAGGATACGCCAGCGTTGTATATTTCCGATTTAGTACTTCTGATAAATTTGAAACTGTACTTGTGTATGCTAAATGTCGAGTTTCTCCTCTGAAGACACAATCTATTGCAAGATTGGAACTGTTGGCAGCTGTATTGCTGGCGGATCTAGTCGCCTTCATTAAAGAGTCATTTAAGCATATCTTTTCTTTTTCCAATATTCATGTTTGGTCGGATTCCACGATTGCTCTTACTTGGGTTAATTCTTCTCCGCATAAATGGAAAACCTTTATTGCCAATCGAGTAAGACACATACAAGAACTTATACCATGTTCTTCTTGGCATTATGTGCCATCTAACCAAAACCCTGCTGATTGTGCTAGTCGTGGTTTGACACCGGCACAACTACTACAATTTTCACTCTGGTGGCGTGGTCCTGATTTTCTTTCGAAGTCAAGGGAGTGTTGGCCCTCTCAAGTTAATTTTCACTCCTCCCACTCCACGGAAATGTTAGAAGAAAAATTGCCCACTGTATTATCATTGATACCGGTCATTTCGGATAATATCATCTCTACTttactttcaaaattttcatccctgataaaaattcagaaagtcATGGTTTACGTCTTAAAATTCGTGGCTAaacttcaaagaaaaaacaatgctGCATCTTTCGATTCCCTGAACAGTCATTTAGAGGTGGAATCTGCGTTACGATACATTGTTAAGCACGTACAAGCTGACGTTTTTTCGGATATTTTcctcaaaattcaacaaaattcgCTGTTACCCAAACCTTTTCGTAAACTCGCACCCTTTATTGATGAATATGGTCTTTTGAGAGTAGGAGGTCGATTACAAAAGTCTCGGTTGTCTTTTGATGTAAAACATCCATTGCTATTACCCAAAACTCATCGTCTCACCGATTTAATCATCGAATGGACTCATCAAATGCATCTGCACCCTGGTTTAAAGGCTATGCATTATTTATTGCTTCAACGTTTTTGGATTCTGTCTCCGAAAAGTGCCATTCATCGCTGTTTGTcgaagtgcattcgttgttttagATGCCGACCTAAATCTTACAACCCCTTTATGGCAAACTTGCCAACTGTCCGAGTTACTCCGTTACGTGCTTTCCTGTCTGTTTGTGTGGATTTTGCAGGACCATTCTCGTTATTAATGTCCAAACATAGAGGTGCAAAAACATATAAAGGATATGTTTGTGTATTCGTGTGTACGAGTACAAAGGCCATTCATCTGGAAGTAACTTCAAATCTTAGTTCTGAGTCCTTTTTGGCTGCCTTTCGTAGATTTGTATCTCGGCGCGGTAAGTGCCTAACCATTAGGAGTGATCAAGGTACCAATTTTAAGGGAGCCAGCAACGAAATCATTAAACTAGCTCAATCTGCTGCTGAGACTCTTTCTATTACCTGGGATTTTAATCCACCCGGTGCCCCTCATTTTAATGGGTTAGCCGAGGCTGGGGTCAAATCATTCAAGAACCATATGTATCGTGTTTTGGGTACACAAATTTTGACTTATGAAGAGTTCTATACTCTTATGACTCAAATCGAGGCAGTTCTTAACTCCCGTCCTTTGTGTGCAGCAAGCTCTGACCCTAATGACTTGCAGGCACTGACTCCTGgtcattttttagtttttgaacCCTTAGTGGATTCAATTCCCGATCCAGATCTAAGCGCTTTAAAGATTAACCGTCTGAATCGTTGGCAGTTAATCCAAAGGATAAAAGGGGACTTTTGGAAAAGATGGTCTAAAGAGTATATTCATTCTCTTCAAGAGCGATCTAAATGGCATAGTCCAACCCCATCTCTCATTAAAGGTTCTCTAGTCCTCATAAAAAATGAACAACAGCCTCCTCTTCGCTGGCAATTGGCCAGAATCATCGAGTTGCATTACGGCACCGACGGTATTGTACGCGTTGTTAGTCTGAAAACAGCTTCAGATGGCATCCTACAACGTCCGGTGGTCAAGATCTGTCCACTACCTATTTGTTAA